The window ATATAAATGGTTCAAATACCGAAGTGACCGGTTACGACGTTTATAAGGTTCAGCAATGGATAATAAATCCTTATCCTAAGTTTGATTGTAATGAGTTTTTGAACTTCTGGAACCTGTTCACAGACGTTGCAGAGTCGACAAAGCTTCAATTTACAGGAGATGCGAAAGAGGATGTCAGCAACGCTGTATATGATAAATTGTTTAACGCGAGTGACGGTTTTTGGGCCGATGAACCCAGCCCGATTTTTAATACTGCCGAGGTTGACATGTTAGCAGATGTAATGCAAAACGGTATTGATCTTTTGTTAAATAATGTTTCTGTTATCCAAGATGAAATAATCCTTCCCTAAAGGATAAAATACCAAACCTGCTTCCTCTTAGGGAAGGAAGCTCATCAAAAAATTCCCCCTTCAGGGGGGTAGGGGGCTTATGAAATTCGCAACTAAAGCAATACACGCAGGGCAGGAGCCCGATCCAACTACCGGCGCTATCATGACGCCGATATACCAGACATCTACCTATTGGCAAAAATCGCCGGGAGATAATAAGGGATATGAATACTCGCGTGGTACCAACCCAACCCGCAAAGCGCTTGAGGGCTGTTTGGCCGCATTGGAAAATGCCGAGTTTGGCCTGGCTTTTTCAAGCGGAATGGGCGCCACAGACGCCGTGATGAAATTATTACAGCCAGGCGACGAGGTGATTACCGGGAATGACCTGTATGGAGGCTCGTACCGTATTTTTACCAAAATATATGCTCACTATGGCATTAAGTTTCATTTTTTGGATCTGTCTGATCCCGAGATTGTTGCCGAGTACACCAACTCATACACCAAATTGGTTTGGATAGAAACACCTACCAACCCAACCATGCAGATCGTGGATATTGAGGCCATAGGCAAAATAACTAAAGAGAAAAATCTGCTGTTTGTGGTAGATAATACTTTTGCATCGCCATACCTGCAAAACCCTATCGATCTTGGTGCCGACCTGGTAATGCACTCTGTAACTAAATACATTGGTGGCCATAGCGATGTAGTAATGGGCGCGCTGATGACGAATGACGAGGACCTGTACAAAAGGCTTTGGTTTATTTACAACGCCTGTGGTGCCACGCCGGGCCCAATGGATAGCTTTTTGGTGCTTAGGGGCATTAAAACCTTGCACCTGCGCATGAAAGCCCATTGCGAAAACGGTCGCCAGGTAGCCGAGTTCCTGAAAACACATCCTAAAGTTGAAAAGATATATTGGCCGGGCTTTACCGATCATCCAAATCACGAAGTTGCCAAAAAACAAATGCGAGATTTTGGTGGCATGATATCTATCGTACTGAAAGATGCCGACCTGCAGGAAACATTCCGCATTGCATCATCATTTAAAGTATTTGCCCTTGCCGAATCATTAGGCGGTGTAGAATCACTGATTAACCACCCCGTAAGCATGACCCACGGATCTATCCCCAAAGCCGAACGCGAAAAAGCCGGTGTGGTAGATAACCTGCTGCGTTTAAGCGTAGGCGTAGAGGATATTGAAGATTTGCTGGAAGATTTGAAACAAGCACTGAATTAGAATCAAGAACCAAGAGTCAAGAATCAAGAGAGAAAAAAAGTCTTAACTCTTGATTCTTGACTCTTTTGTATTATGATCGAAAACCTCCAATCCTTCCTCGACGCTAAAGTTGCCCAATACAATCGCCCGGAGTTTATTGAGAACGACCCTATAGTAATACCGCACCTGTTCAGCAAAAAACAGGATATCGAGATTATGGGTTTTTGGGCGGCTACCCTGGCCTGGGGGCAGCGGGTTACCATTATCAAGAAGTGTAAGGAACTTATTACGTTGATGGATGGGGCGCCCTATGACTTTATCATCAACCACGAAGAGCCCGATCTTAAGAAGCTATTAAGCTTTAAGCACCGCACTTTTAATGATATCGATACATTGTACTTCATCAGCTTTTTTAGATATCATTATGAAAACTTTGATTCGCTGGAGGATGCATTTATGCCCCCTAACCCCCTGAAGGGGGAACCACAGGTGGCAAATCAAAAAGCTCCCCCTTTAGGGGGTTGGGGGGCCGAGGATCATCTCAATTACTTTCGTTCGTATTTTTTCTCCCTGCCCGATTATCCGAGCCGCACTAAAAAACATGTGTCCTCGCCATCGCAAAAGTCGACCTGCAAACGATTGAATATGTTTTTACGTTGGATGGTACGGCAGGATAATAGTGGCGTCGATTTTGGTATCTGGAACCGCATCAAACCTGCCGACCTGATCTGTCCGCTTGATCTGCATGTAGACAGAGTCTCCCGCAAATTGTTGCTCATCACCAGGAAACAAACTGATTGGCAAACTGCCCTTGAACTTACAGCGCGATTGAGGAAGTTTGATCCGCTTGACCCGGTGAAATATGATTTTGCCTTGTTTGGTTTGGGGATTGAGGAGCGCTGGGGCGTGCAGTTTTAGGCACCCATTTAATTTGCCGCCTTTTTGATCCCAAAATCTATTAAGGTTATCTCGTCGCTTCTTATCTTTCTGCCTTTCAACTCCTCATAAAAACCGATGATGTCGCTTTTTTTGATACCTGATTTACTGAGCGCATATGCCCATTTTATAACTGCAATTTCCCGGTTGGTAGCATAAATGTTATCTTTTGTACTTGCACCCGTCTGAATCCTTTGGCCATCATATTCATGCCCTTTTATAGGTGTCCAAAAATCAAACCTGCCACCATCTTTTGATTCGGCTAAAATTTTGTTTTTAACGTCGGCAGTAATAGTTGCAGAAGTATCTGTTGAATTTGTTTGAGCAAAAGCCGTTGTTATGTTAGTTAAAAGACCAATGGTAACGATTGTTTTAAGCAGGTGCTTAAATATGACCTTTTTACGAATGTTATTCATGCTTTTTTGTTCTAAAAATACAAAGTTAAATACATCAATGGTTTACGGAGTGCGATTTTATTGATTTTAAAGAATTTAATTTCTTGCTATCATTCTGATAAAACCTATCATTTTGATAGGTTTTTAGATGTTTATAAAACGCTGTATTTTATAGTTAATTATCTGTAAATCATATTTTTAATTATAATAATTGCCCTGTAGGCATATGTTTTGACTACGAGGCTTCGTTATTAAAAACAGTTTATGGTGATAATATTTCCTTGTTGCAGCGGTCAACATTCAATGTGGCTGCAAAAAAATCCCTGGCAACAGTATTGTCACCTTTTCAATCCCCTAATTTTTTTATTTATTAAATGAACTCACACGTTAAGCACCTCACATTTGCGGGCATGATTGTTACGCTCGGTATCATTTTTGGCGATATCGGTACTTCCCCGTTGTATGTATTTCAAACCTTACTGGTCGAAGGCGGCAAGGTAAACCAGGAACTTGTTTTAGGCGCCATCTCCTGTATTTTTTGGACACTAACCCTGCAAACAACTTTCAAATACATTATCATAACCCTGCAGGCCGATAACAAGGGCGAAGGTGGTATTTTTTCCCTTTACGCGTTGGTTAGGCGCTACGGTAAATGGCTGGCAATTCCCGCCATTATTGGCGCCGGAACATTACTTGCAGATGGTATTATTACGCCGCCTATCTCGGTTACGTCGGCTATCGAAGGATTAAACCTGGTTCCCTATTTTTCAAATATTATTGTTCCCGGTAATAACCTTATTTTGTTGATTGTAATATTGATCATGGTACTGCTTTTCTTTTTTCAGCAGTTTGGAACTAAGGTTGTTGGCGCAGCATTTGGTCCGGTGATGCTCATGTGGTTCATGATGCTGGGTTTATTGGGTACTATGCAGGTAATGCACTACCCCAGCATATTTAAAGCGTTGAGCCCGTATTATGGCGCGCATTTGTTGATGACCCATCCTAAAGGCTTCTGGTTGTTAGGTGCCGTATTTTTGTGTACTACAGGTGCCGAAGCCTTATATTCAGACCTGGGCCATTGCGGTCGCAAAAACATCCAGATCAGTTGGATTTTTGTAAAAACTACATTGGTACTTAACTATCTTGGTCAGGGTGCCTGGGTATTATCTCAAGCTCCTGGAAAAGACTTTACAGGGGTAAACCCTTTCTTTGAGATTGTTCCTCACCAGTTCCTTATCCCAAGCATTGCATTGGCTACACTTGCTACCATCATTGCCAGTCAGGCCCTCATCAGCGGTTCGTTTACATTGATTAGCGAGGCCGTAAGCATGAACTTTTGGCCGCGCATAACTATCAAATATCCATCAAACATTAGGGGGCAAATTTATATACCGAGTGTTAACTGGATACTTTGCGTTGGGTGTATCCTGGTGTCACTTTACTTTCGCACATCGGCCGCTATGACCAATGCCTATGGCTTTAGTATTACCATAGCTATGCTTAGTACTACTATTTTAATGTATTACTTTATGCGCTATGTGAAACATTGGCCGGTGTGGTTGGTAACCATCATCCTGTGCGTATTTTTAACGGTTGAGTTCTCATTTTTCTTAACTAATGCAGTTAAAATATTAAAACGTTTATTCTTTGTAGGTTTTGAAGTTGGCCTGATATTTACCATGTACGTTTGGTTCAGGGCGAGGAAGATCAATAACCGTTTCCTGCATTTTGTAGATATTAAAGAAAAATTACCCCTGTTAAACGCACTTAGTGCCGATACTACCGTAAATAAATACGCTACGCATCTGATCTATTTAACCAAAGCCAACAACAGCAAACAGATAGAAGAAAAGATCATCTACTCCATCATGAGCCGCCGCCCTAAACGTGCCGATATCTATTGGTTTGTGCATATTGAGCGTACAGACGAGCCTTATACCATGGAGTATAGTGTTGACCATATTGAACCGGGCAAGGTTATCCGCATCGAGTATCGCTTAGGGTTCAGGATCCAACCGCGGGTAAATGTGCTGTTCCGTAACGTGGTAGAAGATATGGTGAAACGTAAGGAAATTGATATTACCAGTAAATACGCATCGCTTAAAGAATACAATATCCCTGCCGATTTCAGGTTTGTAATTATGGAAAAATTCCTGAGCTATAACAACCTGTTCAGCGTGAGCGAAGGATTTATATTGAACAGCTACTTCGCCATTAAAAAACTGGCCCAGTCAGAAGCCAAAGCTTTCGGCCTGGATACCAGCGAAACCCGGATAGAAAAAATACCGTTGGTGGTTAAGCCGGTAAGTAATTTGCATTTGAAAAGGGTGGAGCCGGTGTAGGTGAGTGGTTGATTAAGTTGATTGGGTGAGTGGTTGAATAGGTTAAATGGGTCAACCACTCACCCAATCAATTACTCACTTAATCAACCAACCTACGCTTCCTCCTTAAAATAAACCTTATAAAAGTTCATCGCCTTATCATCGTCAAAACCTTTTTCGATAAGTTGTTTATCGCCGTGGATGTAAATGTGGAAGTTTTTATCCAGCTTTAATACGCTTTTATAATCACGGGCTTGTTTTTTGACGGCATTGCCTGATATTTCAAAGGAGTTCCCAATTGGGCTGTCAAATTCCTGTTCGTACTGATTTTTGAAGGTTTTGAACGATTCGATGGCTTCAGGGTTACCTATTACCTCGTTGCCAAATTCGTCCATATCAAAAGTTTCTTTTTCTTTAAAATACTTCATCGACCGGTTAAGCAGGTCTATTTTATCTGCCTTGCTCATTTCAAACTGGTCGTCGAGCTTTTGGGTAACAAAATTTTTATAGATGCCCAGGGTATTGTTGGTTTGGTTAAAGCTATCATTACGGATCTTGAGCTGTAAAAAATCGTCTTTCCAGTACACGGCTGCATCCTGGCCGCCGTTGGTTTTATCAACCACCACTACTTTATAACCGTTTTCTTTCTCGATGTTGAAGATAAGCACACCTTTATCAAGTTTGTTAATATTAATAGCGTCCTGCTCGTAATCAACCTGGAAACCGCCTTTATCCGGGTAAACTTTCAGGTAGGTTTCTTTATTTTCTGATTTAAAAATGCCAATAGTATCCAATGGGTTGCCCTCAATTTGTACGCTGTTAAAATAAACCACGTACAGCTCGCCACCTTTAATGTTGGGGTGGGTGGTAACCTTAAACAGGTGTTTTGCAATTTTTTCTGACGCTTCGTGAAATTTCTCCCTATCCTCAAACACCTGGGTGGCAAAGTTATGCAGTTCGTTAAGCGCCAGGTCGCCGCTGCTGTGTGTCAGGTGATAAACTTCGTTAACTTTTTCAAATGGCTTTAAAAAATACTGCATCAGCAGGTTAGGAATAATCTCATCCTTCAATTCCAGCGGACTATCCGACAAGGCGTACAACTCATCCTGCAAAGGATTACCAACAT is drawn from Mucilaginibacter ginsenosidivorax and contains these coding sequences:
- a CDS encoding cystathionine gamma-synthase translates to MKFATKAIHAGQEPDPTTGAIMTPIYQTSTYWQKSPGDNKGYEYSRGTNPTRKALEGCLAALENAEFGLAFSSGMGATDAVMKLLQPGDEVITGNDLYGGSYRIFTKIYAHYGIKFHFLDLSDPEIVAEYTNSYTKLVWIETPTNPTMQIVDIEAIGKITKEKNLLFVVDNTFASPYLQNPIDLGADLVMHSVTKYIGGHSDVVMGALMTNDEDLYKRLWFIYNACGATPGPMDSFLVLRGIKTLHLRMKAHCENGRQVAEFLKTHPKVEKIYWPGFTDHPNHEVAKKQMRDFGGMISIVLKDADLQETFRIASSFKVFALAESLGGVESLINHPVSMTHGSIPKAEREKAGVVDNLLRLSVGVEDIEDLLEDLKQALN
- a CDS encoding TIGR02757 family protein, whose translation is MIENLQSFLDAKVAQYNRPEFIENDPIVIPHLFSKKQDIEIMGFWAATLAWGQRVTIIKKCKELITLMDGAPYDFIINHEEPDLKKLLSFKHRTFNDIDTLYFISFFRYHYENFDSLEDAFMPPNPLKGEPQVANQKAPPLGGWGAEDHLNYFRSYFFSLPDYPSRTKKHVSSPSQKSTCKRLNMFLRWMVRQDNSGVDFGIWNRIKPADLICPLDLHVDRVSRKLLLITRKQTDWQTALELTARLRKFDPLDPVKYDFALFGLGIEERWGVQF
- a CDS encoding KUP/HAK/KT family potassium transporter — protein: MNSHVKHLTFAGMIVTLGIIFGDIGTSPLYVFQTLLVEGGKVNQELVLGAISCIFWTLTLQTTFKYIIITLQADNKGEGGIFSLYALVRRYGKWLAIPAIIGAGTLLADGIITPPISVTSAIEGLNLVPYFSNIIVPGNNLILLIVILIMVLLFFFQQFGTKVVGAAFGPVMLMWFMMLGLLGTMQVMHYPSIFKALSPYYGAHLLMTHPKGFWLLGAVFLCTTGAEALYSDLGHCGRKNIQISWIFVKTTLVLNYLGQGAWVLSQAPGKDFTGVNPFFEIVPHQFLIPSIALATLATIIASQALISGSFTLISEAVSMNFWPRITIKYPSNIRGQIYIPSVNWILCVGCILVSLYFRTSAAMTNAYGFSITIAMLSTTILMYYFMRYVKHWPVWLVTIILCVFLTVEFSFFLTNAVKILKRLFFVGFEVGLIFTMYVWFRARKINNRFLHFVDIKEKLPLLNALSADTTVNKYATHLIYLTKANNSKQIEEKIIYSIMSRRPKRADIYWFVHIERTDEPYTMEYSVDHIEPGKVIRIEYRLGFRIQPRVNVLFRNVVEDMVKRKEIDITSKYASLKEYNIPADFRFVIMEKFLSYNNLFSVSEGFILNSYFAIKKLAQSEAKAFGLDTSETRIEKIPLVVKPVSNLHLKRVEPV
- a CDS encoding nucleoid-associated protein → MVTFFEASLDTISVHHVGNPLQDELYALSDSPLELKDEIIPNLLMQYFLKPFEKVNEVYHLTHSSGDLALNELHNFATQVFEDREKFHEASEKIAKHLFKVTTHPNIKGGELYVVYFNSVQIEGNPLDTIGIFKSENKETYLKVYPDKGGFQVDYEQDAININKLDKGVLIFNIEKENGYKVVVVDKTNGGQDAAVYWKDDFLQLKIRNDSFNQTNNTLGIYKNFVTQKLDDQFEMSKADKIDLLNRSMKYFKEKETFDMDEFGNEVIGNPEAIESFKTFKNQYEQEFDSPIGNSFEISGNAVKKQARDYKSVLKLDKNFHIYIHGDKQLIEKGFDDDKAMNFYKVYFKEEA